The stretch of DNA gcagcagccatggCGGCCGAGCCGGAGCAGAACGcggcccccgcggcggcggcgcaggaggcgGCCGTGCACATCGTGTACGTGGACCGCCCCGAGGGCGCCGACCCGGAGGAGTTCCACCTCCGCACTCTCACCCCCGTACTCGGCAGGTAACCGTCGGATCGAGCCGGTAGTTAGAGGTTTGGTCTTTGGTCTTGTGGGGACCCGATCGGGCTTGCCCTTGTTGCTAGGACGAAATTTGGGGCTGGATCGGTTCTAATTTGTGCCGGGGGATACCAATTTGTTGATCTGGGACTTGGTGGAGCCATGGAGGTTTTCTGATGCGGGGAATTTTGCTTTGGTTTGGTTTGGCAGCGAGCAGAAGGCCAAGGACGCGGTGCTCTACCACTACAAGCACGCCGCCAGCGGGTTCTCTGCGAAGCTCACCCCCCAGCAGGTCGAGGAGCTCAAGAGTGAGTCCCCCTTTCACATATTTTCTTGCGATTAAGTTGTACCACCGCTTGTACCGGGGAAAATTTGCACAGAGCATTATTCTGTTTGGTTGCACCAAATTTAGTGGATGCCGATGGTGGCTCCAAATCCTTGCTCAATTTGTAGTGTCAAATCTCCAAGCTATAGATTGTTGGATGCTTGGACGTAACGTGCAATGTTGTAGGTTAACAAATTAATCAAAGTGATAGGCACCTAATCACAAGCTGCAATGATCTAGGTGGGGAATTGTAGTTGTAGTTTACAGATGCTGTGACTGTGTGTGAGCATCTGAGCCCCCCAATGCTCCCACTATAAGTTTGGGGCGTGGTCTTACTTTCTTATCATAATCTGCCTCTCCAAATTTCTGAAAGCATATGGCACCAACTATTGAACAGAATGGAGTTTGTTGTCGTGTTTATCACTAGAGATTTTCCCAGATTTGATGGACATTTGAGTGGTTACAACTTAGCATCCTACCTATGCGTAGTGAGAGACACAGACTGCTACTGAATGGTAGATTTGTGAACTGTGATGTTACTAACCGTTGCTGAAGGAATTCCTATACATTAGGGAATGGAACATTGTCCTTGTGAACTAGGTCCTATATCTGTTGTTTATTCGTTGGAGTTATTATATATGCTATGTTTTATTTTTTCACAACGGGTTTTAGTTTACAACTTTATTTTTAACTGTGAACATGATAGGGTCAAATATCAATCCATACCTATATTGGAAACCTCAGCTGACAGACTCTGCATCTTGGTTTAAGCTCCTCGATTCATTCTCGTACCTAGGCTTCTTCTTAACCTGGCTATTGCTTGTTGGCTTGCAGAGCAACCATGTGTTCTTCAGATTGTGCCGAGCCAGACCTACCATCTCCATGGACCTGAATCTGGCACTCACCAGGGCACGACGCGCACCATGGGCCTTATGTGAAGGCATAACCGAGAGGACTCGGTCCTAGTATGGCAGCGGCCTGACTAGTGAATGTACAATATATGAATAAAGAGATGTATCGCCTGTACCTACTTCTACACAGGTTCAGGCCTGTTCTGAAGTGCGCAATGCTGTGATGCGTACATCTTTGCTTCATGCAATGGCAGACTAACTATATTATCTAGATTCAAAGGCCTTTTATGAATCTTGAAGAGCTGCACTGCTGCGTCCACTTATATTGCCTATTTGCCTTTTGAGGAGCTTTGCTAGATGTTTCAAAAAGAGGAGCTTTGCTAGATCTTTCATTAGCGTTCTCACTTCTCCGAAGTCCGAAACAGAAATTATGAACGATGGCATCCGGGCCAGGCGCCAGTGTCTTTCACCTAGAATCCTTCTAGAGAGGAACACTCGGCGCAGCGGCTTGTGCGTCACTGTTGTCAAGCGCCTGTTTTTCCTATCAACCACAAGCAAAACACGATGTCTGATTCTCCATTCAGCGACGAAACGGCTCACGTGTCCGCCCATCGCTTCCCAGGTCGCAAACGACTCATCAAATCCCccgcctccctctcctccccctACCCCAGCCATCTGCTGCCCCCTCCGCAGCGGCGAGATCGAGCTCCTGTTTCGGCGACGGCCTTTCCGTGTCGATTCCCGCTAGCTCGCGCGCGTCCCCCAGCCCAGACCGATGGAGGCTGCCGCGGTCTCCAGCGACGCGGAGTCGGCGGGCGAGCTGCTCCTccgcgcggcggcgctggtgccgTGGACGCGCTACGCGCTCGCGGCCCTCGCCCTCGCCGCAGCGCTCCTGTACCGGTTCCTGGAGCTTCACTTCCTCGGGGACCTCCTCCGCGgcctccgcggcggccgcgtcgcGCTTACCTTCCACCCCGAGTCTCAGGTGTACCACCGGGTCGCCTCCAAGTGCCGCTCGCTCCACGGCAGGTGGGAATATGGGATCATGCCACGAGGCTTCCGCCGTGTGGGTTCATGCCTCTACCGGAGAAAATTGCTCATGATTTTTCCAATGTTGCCAAAAACATTGGTTGCGCAGGTACCTCGCGACGCCGTGGCTGGCGAGTCCTCATCTGCAGACGTTGTTTCTGAGCATCTCCGGCAGACCGCCTTCGTTCACCTATCGGAGGTTGGTGCAAATCATTGTCATAATTAATATTAAGATTTTAGAGCTGCGTTCTTCGTGCTGTTGTGCGTTCGTAGTTTCCCTGCAGTAAAGTGCGTACATATTGGTCGTACCCAGTGGCGGACGCAGGAACAAAATTGAGGGGATGCTAGTGGACAAAAATTAAGTTCATTTAAAATGGTATATATAGTGGCAAACAATGgaaaaacacaatatacctGTGTTTCACTAAGTTGCTATCATTAAGTAGTAGTAATACGAGTAGTGGGCAATGCCATTCTCCTTTTATTCATGGCTTGAAAGCGTTCCATTATCATCCGATCATCAAGGCTTCGAAATATTTCCCGCTCGGTGTAGCATATCATCAAGTCATTGAACCACTCATCTGAAACTCTGTTTCTTAAATCAGTCTTGATAATATTCATCGCTGAAAAGATTCTTTCAACTGATGCTGTTGCCACTGGTAGAATCAATGTTAGCTCAATGAGACGATAGACCAATGGGAAAGTCCTATTTTTCCGTGTTTCAACCATCTTCTCAGCTAGTTTTGCAACATCACCGCATCCATGAAACTCTACACTTCTCCTGATATTGAGAATAAAGGTTTGAAGCTGATTTCTTAATAACAAACGATCAGCCATGGTGAAGTCATCAGCATAAATCTCGGCAAGTCGAACTAGCTTGTCTACATCAAACTTCGAGAAAGAATTCCTTGGATCAAGGCAAGACATGCATACCAGTAATTCAGAAGAACATTCATTGAATTGATGGTTCATCTCGGATGTAATAGCATCAATAGCAGCAATAAAAATCTCAACATGATAATAATGAAAGTGTGTCACTGTATGCTTCTTGCGTGCAGATTTACCTCTAACTGGTATGAGCTCTTCCATGTCTGGCACTGTAATAGCATTTGTTTCACAAAAGCTTTTGACTCTTTGGAACAATGGCGTCCACCCATTGTCTCTCATGTCTTGCAAGCGCATTTTGACATCTTCAAGCAAACCCATTGCTTCAACAATATCTTGATCACTCCTTTGCA from Panicum hallii strain FIL2 chromosome 3, PHallii_v3.1, whole genome shotgun sequence encodes:
- the LOC112884799 gene encoding subtilisin-like protease SBT3.3 — protein: MKKTSSPLLQPRSPLLILLLLTAAAAMAAEPEQNAAPAAAAQEAAVHIVYVDRPEGADPEEFHLRTLTPVLGSEQKAKDAVLYHYKHAASGFSAKLTPQQVEELKKQPCVLQIVPSQTYHLHGPESGTHQGTTRTMGLM